The following are from one region of the Lepeophtheirus salmonis chromosome 8, UVic_Lsal_1.4, whole genome shotgun sequence genome:
- the LOC121123044 gene encoding probable peptidoglycan muropeptide transporter SLC46 isoform X1, whose product MEEEQLVDNEDSGSSSTIWESCKKFVSAITIEPAVFCLVFSYGVLINVTPTLLLDRCCRADYGYSQDICDNLKEHENELKECQIWSNQINVYKQLLQSIPSAIIALFAGAWTDKYGRKPAILVPLFFNVLEYIFYLVFSLYEQLSDKWYILSAVYGLGGGLPLFLAATFSYITDISSVEQRNLRVSLIDGSLFIGLPLGSIFSGMMLKKIGYVGIFSISIAFMATSFIYVLFRINDSRSNLSVETEGSSGLTSILKETYRAVFKKRPERTASFLLMISMFLYVSCNGINVYYYTIVMYQWSEEMYSYFFSVFVFVDGIFSYIVYPFFMHKVHASDPTLGIVGELVSFVKSLILVYSFNTNIFIIGYIFGVIGSYTGVVIRSTISKISPKENIGKIFAVIGFLEALVPMVSSAVFTYIYNNTVDIYPGWIFMALASIHSIILILLMVVHAIFSKSSNQSWLVEFYNK is encoded by the exons ATGGAGGAAGAGCAATTAGTGGATAATGAGGACTCGGGTAGCTCAAGTACTATTTGGGAAAGCTGTAAAAAGTTTGTTTCTGCAATCACAATCGAACCGGCAGtgttttgtttggttttttccTATGGTGTTCTCATCAATGTTACGCCT ACTTTACTTTTAGATCGATGTTGTCGAGCGGACTACGGATATTCCCAAGATATTTGTGATAATTTAAAAGAGCATGAAAACGAACTGAAGGAGTGTCAAATATGGTCGAATCAAATAAATGTCTACAAACAGTTATTACAATCTATTCCTTCTGCAATTATTGCGTTATTTGCTGGGGCTTGGACTGACAAATATGGAAGAAAGCCTGCCATCTTGgttcctttatttttcaatgttctgGAGTATATTTTCTATCTTGTATTTTCGTTATATGAGCAATTATCGGACAAATGGTACATTC tgtCTGCCGTGTATGGATTAGGTGGTGGGTTGCCTTTATTCCTCGCAGCCACCTTCAGTTACATTACTGATATATCCTCTGTAGAACAACGAAATTTGCGAGTATCTTTAATAGATGGATCCTTATTTATAGGACTACCATTGGGTTCCATATTTTCTGGTatgatgttgaaaaaaataggtTATGTTGGGATTTTTTCCATATCAATAGCGTTTATGGCGACCTCGTTTATCTATGTCCTATTTAGGATTAACGATTCCAGATCTAATTT GAGTGTGGAAACAGAAGGATCGAGTGGATTAACATCGATATTGAAGGAAACATATCGTGCCGTATTTAAAAAGAGACCTGAAAGAACTGCATCTTTTTTGTTGATGATATCAATGTTTCTTTACGTATCTTGCAATG gtattaatgtatattattatacgaTAGTGATGTACCAATGGTCCGAAGAAatgtattcatacttttttagtGTTTTCGTTTTCGTCGATGGGATTTTCTCCTATATTGTCTATCCGTTCTTCATGCATAAAGTCCATGCTTCAGATCCAACTTTAGGAATCGTGGGAGAATTAGTGTCATTTGTTAAGAGTCTTATACTTGTTTATTCTTTCAATaccaacatatttataatag gatACATATTTGGAGTTATTGGATCTTACACCGGCGTTGTTATACGATCAACTATTAGTAAGATATCTCCCAAGGAAAATATTGGTAAGATTTTTGCTGTGATCGGATTTCTGGAGGCACTTGTTCCAATGGTATCTTCCGcagtatttacttatatatataataacacagTCGATATATATCCAGGATGGATATTTATGGCACTGGCTTCAATTCATAGTATTATTCTAATATTACTCATGGTTGTTcatgcaattttttcaaaaagctcGAATCAAAGCTGGCTGGTAGAATTTTACAACAAGTGA
- the LOC121123044 gene encoding probable peptidoglycan muropeptide transporter SLC46 isoform X2: MEEEQLVDNEDSGSSSTIWESCKKFVSAITIEPAVFCLVFSYGVLINVTPTLLLDRCCRADYGYSQDICDNLKEHENELKECQIWSNQINVYKQLLQSIPSAIIALFAGAWTDKYGRKPAILVPLFFNVLEYIFYLVFSLYEQLSDKWYILSAVYGLGGGLPLFLAATFSYITDISSVEQRNLRVSLIDGSLFIGLPLGSIFSGMMLKKIGYVGIFSISIAFMATSFIYVLFRINDSRSNLSVETEGSSGLTSILKETYRAVFKKRPERTASFLLMISMFLYVSCNGINVYYYTIVMYQWSEEMYSYFFSVFVFVDGIFSYIVYPFFMHKVHASDPTLGIVGELVSFVKSLILVYSFNTNIFIIGYIFGVIGSYTGVVIRSTISKISPKENIVFTYIYNNTVDIYPGWIFMALASIHSIILILLMVVHAIFSKSSNQSWLVEFYNK, from the exons ATGGAGGAAGAGCAATTAGTGGATAATGAGGACTCGGGTAGCTCAAGTACTATTTGGGAAAGCTGTAAAAAGTTTGTTTCTGCAATCACAATCGAACCGGCAGtgttttgtttggttttttccTATGGTGTTCTCATCAATGTTACGCCT ACTTTACTTTTAGATCGATGTTGTCGAGCGGACTACGGATATTCCCAAGATATTTGTGATAATTTAAAAGAGCATGAAAACGAACTGAAGGAGTGTCAAATATGGTCGAATCAAATAAATGTCTACAAACAGTTATTACAATCTATTCCTTCTGCAATTATTGCGTTATTTGCTGGGGCTTGGACTGACAAATATGGAAGAAAGCCTGCCATCTTGgttcctttatttttcaatgttctgGAGTATATTTTCTATCTTGTATTTTCGTTATATGAGCAATTATCGGACAAATGGTACATTC tgtCTGCCGTGTATGGATTAGGTGGTGGGTTGCCTTTATTCCTCGCAGCCACCTTCAGTTACATTACTGATATATCCTCTGTAGAACAACGAAATTTGCGAGTATCTTTAATAGATGGATCCTTATTTATAGGACTACCATTGGGTTCCATATTTTCTGGTatgatgttgaaaaaaataggtTATGTTGGGATTTTTTCCATATCAATAGCGTTTATGGCGACCTCGTTTATCTATGTCCTATTTAGGATTAACGATTCCAGATCTAATTT GAGTGTGGAAACAGAAGGATCGAGTGGATTAACATCGATATTGAAGGAAACATATCGTGCCGTATTTAAAAAGAGACCTGAAAGAACTGCATCTTTTTTGTTGATGATATCAATGTTTCTTTACGTATCTTGCAATG gtattaatgtatattattatacgaTAGTGATGTACCAATGGTCCGAAGAAatgtattcatacttttttagtGTTTTCGTTTTCGTCGATGGGATTTTCTCCTATATTGTCTATCCGTTCTTCATGCATAAAGTCCATGCTTCAGATCCAACTTTAGGAATCGTGGGAGAATTAGTGTCATTTGTTAAGAGTCTTATACTTGTTTATTCTTTCAATaccaacatatttataatag gatACATATTTGGAGTTATTGGATCTTACACCGGCGTTGTTATACGATCAACTATTAGTAAGATATCTCCCAAGGAAAATATTG tatttacttatatatataataacacagTCGATATATATCCAGGATGGATATTTATGGCACTGGCTTCAATTCATAGTATTATTCTAATATTACTCATGGTTGTTcatgcaattttttcaaaaagctcGAATCAAAGCTGGCTGGTAGAATTTTACAACAAGTGA
- the LOC121123044 gene encoding probable peptidoglycan muropeptide transporter SLC46 isoform X3, which produces MEEEQLVDNEDSGSSSTIWESCKKFVSAITIEPAVFCLVFSYGVLINVTPTLLLDRCCRADYGYSQDICDNLKEHENELKECQIWSNQINVYKQLLQSIPSAIIALFAGAWTDKYGRKPAILVPLFFNVLEYIFYLVFSLYEQLSDKWYILSAVYGLGGGLPLFLAATFSYITDISSVEQRNLRVSLIDGSLFIGLPLGSIFSGMMLKKIGYVGIFSISIAFMATSFIYVLFRINDSRSNLSVETEGSSGLTSILKETYRAVFKKRPERTASFLLMISMFLYVSCNGINVYYYTIVMYQWSEEMYSYFFSVFVFVDGIFSYIVYPFFMHKVHASDPTLGIVGELVSFVKSLILVYSFNTNIFIIGYIFGVIGSYTGVVIRSTISKISPKENIGWIFMALASIHSIILILLMVVHAIFSKSSNQSWLVEFYNK; this is translated from the exons ATGGAGGAAGAGCAATTAGTGGATAATGAGGACTCGGGTAGCTCAAGTACTATTTGGGAAAGCTGTAAAAAGTTTGTTTCTGCAATCACAATCGAACCGGCAGtgttttgtttggttttttccTATGGTGTTCTCATCAATGTTACGCCT ACTTTACTTTTAGATCGATGTTGTCGAGCGGACTACGGATATTCCCAAGATATTTGTGATAATTTAAAAGAGCATGAAAACGAACTGAAGGAGTGTCAAATATGGTCGAATCAAATAAATGTCTACAAACAGTTATTACAATCTATTCCTTCTGCAATTATTGCGTTATTTGCTGGGGCTTGGACTGACAAATATGGAAGAAAGCCTGCCATCTTGgttcctttatttttcaatgttctgGAGTATATTTTCTATCTTGTATTTTCGTTATATGAGCAATTATCGGACAAATGGTACATTC tgtCTGCCGTGTATGGATTAGGTGGTGGGTTGCCTTTATTCCTCGCAGCCACCTTCAGTTACATTACTGATATATCCTCTGTAGAACAACGAAATTTGCGAGTATCTTTAATAGATGGATCCTTATTTATAGGACTACCATTGGGTTCCATATTTTCTGGTatgatgttgaaaaaaataggtTATGTTGGGATTTTTTCCATATCAATAGCGTTTATGGCGACCTCGTTTATCTATGTCCTATTTAGGATTAACGATTCCAGATCTAATTT GAGTGTGGAAACAGAAGGATCGAGTGGATTAACATCGATATTGAAGGAAACATATCGTGCCGTATTTAAAAAGAGACCTGAAAGAACTGCATCTTTTTTGTTGATGATATCAATGTTTCTTTACGTATCTTGCAATG gtattaatgtatattattatacgaTAGTGATGTACCAATGGTCCGAAGAAatgtattcatacttttttagtGTTTTCGTTTTCGTCGATGGGATTTTCTCCTATATTGTCTATCCGTTCTTCATGCATAAAGTCCATGCTTCAGATCCAACTTTAGGAATCGTGGGAGAATTAGTGTCATTTGTTAAGAGTCTTATACTTGTTTATTCTTTCAATaccaacatatttataatag gatACATATTTGGAGTTATTGGATCTTACACCGGCGTTGTTATACGATCAACTATTAGTAAGATATCTCCCAAGGAAAATATTG GATGGATATTTATGGCACTGGCTTCAATTCATAGTATTATTCTAATATTACTCATGGTTGTTcatgcaattttttcaaaaagctcGAATCAAAGCTGGCTGGTAGAATTTTACAACAAGTGA
- the LOC121122522 gene encoding RING finger protein 37, with the protein MEREMMDFCYEDLGTSISTDGNINGDNFCLLNLLSSSKSKKQWMTEYFIKPPVKITLNFSHPIRLSQITFNCKVENQVSSIYEIYHLNESRLIAKSCVNSEQRKLNNTFLRSNASHGSAEEHFYLKETIKGIVFIIRKTLSSSNIPCVAHLQVWGRLHCSNDDYLRLKRVWLNLNSEQKSKCETQNNSLVFYGSESSESDNKFSNESAISIDKKEIKKDTNLPSEFLDGITFERMNIPMILPSGNVVDKSTLDRHIFEESKWGRAPSDPFTWKLFSERSKPIFDSSLKTRIDTYVLRDSMPTKRKFLGEEFLEQSHDFIQHIGEDCLNCGENHILYRMPCRHLICQACVQIFSKDIDCSKCSKSFPRSVLTRYHFVSNKRFCLKK; encoded by the exons ATGGAAAGAGAAATGATGGATTTTTGTTATGAAGATCTCG GGACTTCAATCAGCACTGATGGCAATATTAATGGTGATAACTTCTGTCTTTTAAATTTACTATCATCTTCTAAGAGTAAAAAACAATGGATGacggaatattttataaagccTCCTGTTAAAATTACCCTCAATTTTTCACATCCGATACGTCTAAGCCAAATTACGTTTAACTGCAAAGTAGAAAATCAAGTGTCTTCTATCTATGAGATTTATCATCTCAACGAAAGTAGACTTATTGCAAAATCTTGTGTCAACTCAgaacaaagaaaattgaataatactttcTTGAGATCAAATGCCTCACATGGAAGTGCGGAGGAACATTTTTATCTCAAAGAAACTATAAAAGGAATTGTGTTTATTATACGAAAAACTCTATCCTCATCAAATATTCCATGTGTTGCGCATCTTCAAGTTTGGGGACGTCTTCACTGTTCTAATGATGATTATTTACGTTTGAAACGCGTGTGGCTCAACTTAAATAGTGAACAAAAATCTAAGTGCGAAACTCAGAATAACTCTTTAGTATTTTATGGATCAGAATCAAGTGAGAGCGATAATAAGTTCTCAAACGAATCTGCAAtttctattgataaaaaagaaataaagaaggataCTAATCTTCCGTCCGAGTTTCTCGATGGTATAACCTTTGAACGCATGAACATTCCTATGATATTACCGAGTGGTAATGTTGTGGACAAGTCAACATTAGATCGTCACATATTTGAAGAATCAAAATGGGGAAGGGCGCCTAGTGATCCATTCACAtggaaattattttctgaaagaTCGAAGCCTATTTTTGATTCGTCTCTTAAAACAAGAATAGATACATACGTTCTCAGGGATTCTATGCCAACCAAGAGAAAGTTTCTTGGTGAAGAATTTCTTGAACAATCTCATGATTTTATACAACACATTGGAGAAGATTGTCTAAATTGCGGGGAAAATCATATTCTTTATCGAATGCCGTGTAGACATCTAATCTGTCAAGCATGtgtacaaattttttcaaaggatATTGATTGTAGCAAGTGCTCAAAGTCCTTCCCTAGGAGTGTATTGACTCGATATCATTTTGTgtcaaataaaagattttgtcttaaaaaatgA